One Euphorbia lathyris chromosome 1, ddEupLath1.1, whole genome shotgun sequence DNA segment encodes these proteins:
- the LOC136216953 gene encoding two-component response regulator ORR24-like has product MANNKGKAVVIIADESCASSVDNGRKRVRDEEEDVAVVAPKKPKVAWTLLLHFRFLQAVIYLGLEKAVPKKIHQLMNVSGLTRENVGSHLQKYRNFLKKAAKGYEPSGRTVMSSFGTGYNSLLMYQNYPLFPRKSLSTFQQERRENFLIAKSFSNNHCLEASTNNYAPQFRHGQSGLSSGYANFQRPVFGDTNLFHQPNQSRYGIQMQRKNAMNGFPAPPKSMYQQQQNELVGSNFGNPSPYFHSGITTRNSNSLLGNGSSVGYGSMNWTNNTGIENANAALTSNYVLNQGGFSPDPAFGSSFGQGGSSSSSGTFGTSNQIPVLPFTVGNQESISMLPPNNNGSLPNDFGFNLINDVASTSDLERLVFGSTNSTTPFQEGALNIESPYQPELNSTEFLNVDFSNSCTISNKFPWNGWCSRQGAENANFSSDGNSTNWYFSSFDQPQGCPIEAPMDLEFNNMHQEIGTFDENQEWGEDLLNIILGNNTLT; this is encoded by the exons ATGGCAAATAACAAAG gtAAAGCAGTGGTTATCATTGCAGATGAGAGTTGTGCATCTTCTGTGGATAATGGAAGAAAAAGAGTaagagatgaagaagaggatGTTGCTGTTGTTGCACCCAAGAAGCCAAAGGTGGCTTGGACTCTTTTACTTCATTTTCGCTTCTTGCAAGCCGTAATCTATCTCGGGTTAGAAA AGGCTGTTCCTAAAAAGATTCATCAGTTAATGAATGTTTCCGGCTTGACTCGAGAAAATGTTGGTAGCCACTTACAG aAATACAGAAATTTTCTTAAGAAGGCAGCAAAAGGTTATGAACCGTCGGGAAGGACAGTTATGTCATCATTTGGAACGGGCTATAATTCCTTGTTAATGTACCAAAATTACCCCCTATTCCCTCGAAAATCATTGAGCACATTCCAACAAGAACGTAGAGAAAATTTCTTGATTGCAAAAAGCTTCTCTAATAATCATTGTCTTGAAGCTTCTACTAACAATTATGCACCACAGTTCCGACATGGACAATCTGGTTTATCAAGTGGTTATGCCAATTTTCAGCGGCCAGTGTTTGGTGACACAAACCTTTTTCACCAACCAAATCAATCAAG ATACGGGATTCAAATGCAACGGAAGAATGCTATGAATGGCTTCCCAGCTCCTCCAAAGTCAATGTATCAGCAGCAGCAGAATGAACTAGTTGGATCAAACTTTGGCAATCCATCTCCATATTTCCATTCTGGAATAACTACCAGGAATAGCAACAGCTTGCTCGGAAATGGTTCTAGTGTTGGTTATGGTTCAATGAATTGGACTAACAACACTGGAATTGAAAATGCAAATGCTGCCCTTACTAGTAACTATGTGCTTAATCAAGGAGGCTTTTCTCCCGATCCTGCATTTGGTAGCTCGTTCGGACAAGGAGGATCTTCTTCGTCTTCCGGTACATTTGGTACGAGTAACCAAATTCCGGTGTTGCCATTCACAGTTGGGAATCAAGAAAGTATTTCAATGTTGCCTCCTAATAATAACGGTAGTCTTCCCAATGATTTTGGTTTTAACCTTATAAATGATGTTGCTAGTACTTCTGATCTTGAACGTCTAGTCTTTGGCTCCACCAACTCTACAACTCCTTTCCAG GAAGGTGCATTGAACATCGAGAGCCCGTATCAACCCGAACTAAACTCTACCGAATTTCTAAATGTTGATTTTTCTAACTCGTGCACTATTTCAAACAAATTTCCTTGGAATGGCTGGTGCTCTCGACAG GGTGCAGAAAATGCCAATTTTAGCAGTGATGGAAATTCTACAAATTGGTATTTCTCAAGTTTTGATCAG CCACAAGGCTGTCCCATTGAAGCACCTATGGATTTAGAGTTTAACAACATGCATCAAGAAATAGGAACATTTGATGAGAATCAG GAGTGGGGAGAGGATCTCTTGAACATTATACTTGGAAACAACACCCTTACTTAG